One genomic window of Terriglobales bacterium includes the following:
- a CDS encoding sigma-54 dependent transcriptional regulator, producing MKCHFVDDRREFFAILEEKLGADFSLSPASLEDHSRLASSDVIISSLPAADDPQFPSQVRALQTLVRNPAGVPVVAFLSTDNREVMRTAMTSGAYDHFVENGSMEELRLVLRRAWQYQEAQRELARLRASAPDMSRFAAIVGTDETMRAVFALASKVASTDATVLITGESGTGKELLAQAIHRASPRADQPFVAVACSSLPESLIEAELFGHEKGAFTGATGLRVGRFEAAQRGTIFLDEVGDLAPALQVKLLRVLQERTLERLGSNEPRSMEARVICATHRNLQELAKQGGFRLDLYYRLNTVEIELPPLRDRRDDVALLAHTFLQTFREHHQRPVQRISAAALCALEEYDWPGNVRELQNVIERAIVICDGPQIEIEHLPSQFAAWSLEDSDNSFDEEVRNFKRRLILRTLAECGNNKVQAARFLKIARSSIHRLIEELDIPPLVH from the coding sequence GGAGGAAAAGCTGGGAGCGGACTTTTCGCTCTCTCCTGCCTCCCTGGAAGACCATTCGCGCCTTGCATCCAGCGATGTGATTATCAGCAGTCTGCCTGCCGCCGACGATCCGCAATTTCCGTCGCAGGTAAGGGCCCTGCAGACGTTGGTCCGCAATCCTGCGGGTGTGCCGGTAGTGGCTTTTCTTTCCACCGACAACCGTGAAGTAATGCGCACCGCCATGACTAGTGGAGCCTACGACCACTTTGTGGAGAACGGCTCCATGGAAGAACTGCGCCTGGTGCTTCGCCGTGCGTGGCAATATCAGGAAGCGCAACGCGAACTGGCGCGCCTGCGTGCCAGCGCGCCGGACATGAGCCGCTTTGCAGCCATAGTGGGTACTGATGAAACCATGCGCGCCGTGTTTGCCCTGGCAAGCAAAGTGGCTTCCACCGATGCTACTGTGCTGATCACAGGGGAAAGCGGCACTGGCAAGGAACTCCTGGCGCAGGCGATCCATCGTGCCAGCCCGCGTGCCGACCAGCCATTTGTCGCGGTCGCCTGCTCGTCGTTACCGGAGAGCTTGATTGAGGCCGAGCTCTTCGGCCACGAAAAGGGCGCATTCACCGGCGCCACCGGGCTGCGCGTAGGACGCTTTGAGGCGGCCCAGCGTGGCACAATTTTTCTGGATGAGGTTGGCGATCTCGCTCCCGCGCTTCAGGTCAAGCTGTTGCGGGTGCTGCAAGAACGTACCTTGGAGCGGCTGGGCAGCAATGAGCCGCGTAGTATGGAAGCCCGCGTCATCTGCGCCACCCACCGCAACCTGCAGGAGTTGGCTAAACAGGGGGGCTTCCGTCTCGATCTTTATTACCGGCTGAACACTGTCGAAATAGAACTCCCGCCACTGCGCGACCGCCGTGATGATGTCGCCCTGCTGGCGCACACTTTCTTGCAAACTTTCCGTGAGCACCACCAGCGGCCGGTGCAGCGGATTTCCGCCGCTGCCCTATGCGCTTTGGAAGAATATGACTGGCCCGGTAACGTGCGCGAACTGCAGAATGTGATCGAGCGCGCCATAGTCATTTGTGACGGCCCGCAGATCGAAATCGAACACCTGCCCTCGCAGTTTGCGGCCTGGAGCCTCGAGGATTCCGACAATTCGTTCGACGAAGAGGTACGTAATTTTAAGCGGCGACTCATCCTGCGCACTCTGGCTGAGTGTGGCAATAATAAGGTACAGGCGGCGCGCTTCCTGAAAATTGCGCGCTCCTCAATTCACCGGCTGATTGAAGAGTTGGACATTCCTCCCCTGGTGCACTGA